From a region of the Odontesthes bonariensis isolate fOdoBon6 chromosome 4, fOdoBon6.hap1, whole genome shotgun sequence genome:
- the tmem154 gene encoding transmembrane protein 154 isoform X2, which produces MSASLRANMRGPQVKTPLLLLLLLTSLTGTAFCQDSHTGDDQTTQAPDNEPEADGDPDTPDTPDTSGTPDAELSPTDNVTPDAVEEGEENGSGDPSTEENPTSQDYKSVLSTPQIDEDDGFGLTTILIPVGLVVAIVGMIVCGIFIQRNRNKKVINQGMSKEDPYLEGSSTEKVPMPMFEEDVPSVLELEMEELDQWMKKDS; this is translated from the exons ATGTCTGCCTCTCTGCGTGCTAACATGAGAGGCCCCCAAGTGAAGACCcctctgctgctgttgctgctacTCACCAGTTTGACTGGGACAG CATTTTGTCAAGACAGTCACACTGGTGACGATCAAACAACTCAAGCACCTGACAACGAGCCAGAAGCTGATGGTGATCCAGACACCCCAGACACCCCAGACACCTCAGGCACCCCAG ACGCTGAACTCTCCCCCACAGATAATGTAACTCCAGACGCAG TTGAGGAAGGTGAAGAaaatggctcaggtgacccttcCACTGAAG AAAATCCAACAAGTCAAGATTACAAGAGTGTGCTTTCAACCCCTCAAATAGATGAGGACGACGGTTTCGGTCTCACCACCATCCTCATTCCTGTGGGTCTCGTGGTCGCAATTGTTGGCATGATAGTTTGTGGGATTTTCATCCAGCGCAATAGGAACAAGAAAGTGATAAATCAAG GGATGTCAAAAGAAGATCCATATTTGGAGGGATCCAGCACAGAGAAAGTGCCAAT GCCCATGTTTGAGGAAGACGTGCCCTCTGTACTGGAGCTCGAAATGGAAGAGTTGGATCAATGGATGAAAAAAGACA GTTAA
- the tmem154 gene encoding transmembrane protein 154 isoform X3 — MSASLRANMRGPQVKTPLLLLLLLTSLTGTAFCQDSHTGDDQTTQAPDNEPEADGDPDTPDTPDTSGTPEDAELSPTDNVTPDAVEEGEENGSGDPSTEDEDDGFGLTTILIPVGLVVAIVGMIVCGIFIQRNRNKKVINQGMSKEDPYLEGSSTEKVPMPMFEEDVPSVLELEMEELDQWMKKDS, encoded by the exons ATGTCTGCCTCTCTGCGTGCTAACATGAGAGGCCCCCAAGTGAAGACCcctctgctgctgttgctgctacTCACCAGTTTGACTGGGACAG CATTTTGTCAAGACAGTCACACTGGTGACGATCAAACAACTCAAGCACCTGACAACGAGCCAGAAGCTGATGGTGATCCAGACACCCCAGACACCCCAGACACCTCAGGCACCCCAG AAGACGCTGAACTCTCCCCCACAGATAATGTAACTCCAGACGCAG TTGAGGAAGGTGAAGAaaatggctcaggtgacccttcCACTGAAG ATGAGGACGACGGTTTCGGTCTCACCACCATCCTCATTCCTGTGGGTCTCGTGGTCGCAATTGTTGGCATGATAGTTTGTGGGATTTTCATCCAGCGCAATAGGAACAAGAAAGTGATAAATCAAG GGATGTCAAAAGAAGATCCATATTTGGAGGGATCCAGCACAGAGAAAGTGCCAAT GCCCATGTTTGAGGAAGACGTGCCCTCTGTACTGGAGCTCGAAATGGAAGAGTTGGATCAATGGATGAAAAAAGACA GTTAA
- the tmem154 gene encoding transmembrane protein 154 isoform X1 — MSASLRANMRGPQVKTPLLLLLLLTSLTGTAFCQDSHTGDDQTTQAPDNEPEADGDPDTPDTPDTSGTPEDAELSPTDNVTPDAVEEGEENGSGDPSTEENPTSQDYKSVLSTPQIDEDDGFGLTTILIPVGLVVAIVGMIVCGIFIQRNRNKKVINQGMSKEDPYLEGSSTEKVPMPMFEEDVPSVLELEMEELDQWMKKDS; from the exons ATGTCTGCCTCTCTGCGTGCTAACATGAGAGGCCCCCAAGTGAAGACCcctctgctgctgttgctgctacTCACCAGTTTGACTGGGACAG CATTTTGTCAAGACAGTCACACTGGTGACGATCAAACAACTCAAGCACCTGACAACGAGCCAGAAGCTGATGGTGATCCAGACACCCCAGACACCCCAGACACCTCAGGCACCCCAG AAGACGCTGAACTCTCCCCCACAGATAATGTAACTCCAGACGCAG TTGAGGAAGGTGAAGAaaatggctcaggtgacccttcCACTGAAG AAAATCCAACAAGTCAAGATTACAAGAGTGTGCTTTCAACCCCTCAAATAGATGAGGACGACGGTTTCGGTCTCACCACCATCCTCATTCCTGTGGGTCTCGTGGTCGCAATTGTTGGCATGATAGTTTGTGGGATTTTCATCCAGCGCAATAGGAACAAGAAAGTGATAAATCAAG GGATGTCAAAAGAAGATCCATATTTGGAGGGATCCAGCACAGAGAAAGTGCCAAT GCCCATGTTTGAGGAAGACGTGCCCTCTGTACTGGAGCTCGAAATGGAAGAGTTGGATCAATGGATGAAAAAAGACA GTTAA